The DNA region TGAGTAAGGATTTGGGATATATAGATTTAAGCACATTTGAACTATTGAATGAAAGTATTAATGAAGTAAGTTTTCTGTTAAACTCTTATTGTTCAACAATTGCCAAAAACGATGATAAATCTTCAACAACTTCTTCTAACTTCCTTTAACTTCCTTTAACTTCCTCAAATTCATTTAATTTTAAACAACAATTGTAGTAAATAATCAAAAGTAAAACATATGCTAACAATCAAGGATTTACACGCCAAAATCAACGATAAAGAGATTCTCAAGGGTATCAACCTTGAGGTAAAAGCCGGGGAGGTTCATGCTATTATGGGGCCCAATGGCTCGGGAAAAAGCACATTGGCATCGGTTTTAACCGGTCGTGAGCTGGTTGAGGTTACTCACGGCTCCGTTACCTTCAATGGTAAGGATTTGTTGGAGATGTCGCCCGAGGTGCGTGCACGCGAAGGAATCTTCCTAAGCTTCCAGTATCCGGTTGAGATTCCCGGTGTGAGCATGGTTAACTTCATGAAAGCTGCCGTTAACGAGCACCGCAAGTACAGGGGATTAGAGCCCCTATCGGCTTCCGATTTTCTGAAGATGATGCGTGAGCGTAAGGAACTGGTCGAAATTGATTCGGCTCTTACCAACCGCTCGGTGAACGAGGGCTTTTCCGGTGGCGAAAAGAAGAAAAATGAAATTTTTCAGATGGCCATGCTGGAACCCAAGCTCGCCATACTCGACGAAACAGACTCAGGACTTGATATCGATGCGCTACGCGTGGTGGCAAATGGTGTGAACAAGCTCAAACGACCCGATAATGCAGTTATTGTTATTACCCACTACCAGCGCTTGCTCGACTACATAGTTCCCGATTATGTACATATCCTTTACAATGGTCGCATTGTGAAAAGCGCCGGCAAGGAACTTGCCCTTGAGCTGGAAGAAAAGGGTTACGATTGGATTAAGAATGGTGAAAATGCCTAATCACCCTGGTGATAAAATGTAAACGATATGTCCGATAAAACAATAGCAACACCCATACGCGAGGAACTGGTTAGCCTTTACCAGAATAACCTCAAGTTAATTACCGAGGGTAGTGCCGATATCCTGAATAGACATAGGGAACAGGCCATGCAGCACTTTAGGGAACTAGGAATTCCATCGCAGAAAAATGAGAAGTATAAGTATTCCCGCATTGAACCGCTATTCGCCCATGAGTATCAAAAGCACTTTGCCCCTAAACGCATAGCTTTTAACGTTGATGATATATTCCGCTGTGATATTCCTGAACTCGATACCCACCTGGCATTGGTGCTTAACGGATTTTACCTGCCAAAGGGCGAAAAGCTAACCACTCTGCCCAATGGTGTTATTTTTGGGAGTCTGGCCGAAGCTGCTATTAAGTTTCCCAACTTGGTAAATGGCAGGTATAACTCACTGGCTGAGAATAACACCGATGGTTTGGTAGCTCTGAATACAGCATTTGCCCAGGATGGTGTTTTTATTTACATCCCCCGGAATGTGGTGGAGAGCAAGCCCATTCAGATTATCAACCTGCTCATGTCCGATATGAATCAGCTGGTGCAGTATCGCAACCTTATTGTGGTTGAGGAAGGCGCTCAGGCAAATGTCCTTATTTGCGACCACACCCTCTCGCCCCAGCGGTTCCTATCAAACGTGGTTACGGAGATTTTTGTGGGCAGCAACGCCCAGCTCGAGTTTGTGAAGATGCAGAATGAGCATAACGATGCAGCTCAGCTTACCCACACCTATGCACACCAGCAGGCCGATTCCAGATTGGTTACCAACGTTCTTTCGCTTCACGGTGGTTTTATTCGCAATAATCTTGCTGTTACACTTGCAGGTGAGGGTGCCGATGCACAGCTCTACGGTCTTTATCTTACTGACCGCACCCAGCATACCGATAACTTTACTTTCATTGACCATGCTGTTCCCAACTGCACAAGCAATGAGCTCTACAAGGGAATACTCGACGATCAGGCTACCGGTGCCTTTAACGGCAAGATCATGGTTAGGCGCGATGCCCAAAAAACTCAGGCCTACCAGTCGAACAACAACCTGCTGCTCACAGCCGATGCCCGTATGAATACCAAGCCACAGCTTGAGATATACGCCGATGATGTTAAATGCTCCCATGGAGCCACGGTTGGTCAGCTCGACAACGAAGCCCTTTTCTACATGCGGGCTCGTGGCATAGGCGAGCGCGAGGCAAAGCTGCTGCTGATGTTCGGTTTTGCACATGAGGTAGTTAAGCGAATTTCCATTGACACCCTCAGGGAACGCATCGACGATATGGTCAACAAACGCCTTCGCGGTGAACTATCGCGCTGCCACAACTGTCCAATGCATTGCTGTTAGGGAGGGACTGAAAGGGGTTGAAGAGGGGAAGGTTCGTTGATAGTTGATAGTTGATAGTTGATAGTTGATGGTTGATGGTTGATGGTTTGATGAAGGTTAAGGATAAAAACAACTAAAAATATGGATTATCAGGAACTTGAGGTATGGAAGGAGACCAAGGATTTGGTAAAATTAGTTTATAGTTTCACCAATAAATTCCCTGCCACAGAACAGTTCGGTTTGATACTTCAAATTCGTCGTGCTGCGGTTTCTATCCCTTCAAATATTGCTGAAGGAATTGGGCGCATGCATACAAAGGAAACAATTCAATTTCTTCATATCTCTAGAGGCTCTCTTTATGAACTTGAGACACAGTTGTTAATATCGAATGAACTTTTCAATTTAAACGGCGATGAGTTCAATTCGATTTTAGAGAAAATTAAAACCTGCAAGAGAATTTTAAACGGTTTCATTAACTACTATAAAACCCTTGATGCATAATAAAATTAAACCAATGGACTTCAATTCAACTAACAACCATCAACCATCAACCATCAACTTAATTCAGCGTCGCTCTGACTTCCCAATCCTATCCCGCGAGGTTTTCGGGCGGCCTTTGGTTTACTTTGACAATGGGGCAACAACCCAGAAACCCCTTTGCGTGCTGCAAACCATTGAGCGGTTCTACAGGGAGATAAACGCCAATATTCACCGTGGGGTTCATAAGCTTAGCGAGGAGTCGACCCGTGAGTACGAGAATGCTCGCGAGGTTGTTCGGAAATTCCTTAATGCCCGAAAAACATCCGAGATAATATTTACCTCCGGGACTACCGCATCAATCAACCTTGTGGCATACTCGTTTGGCGAGGTGTTTGTCCACCAGGGCGATGAGGTGCTGGTAACCGAAATGGAGCACCACTCCAACATTGTGCCCTGGCAGCTGCTTTGCGAGCGTAAGGGCGCAACCCTAAAGGTGCTTCCCTTTGATAGCAATGGCGCGCTAATGCTCAATAAGCTACCCGAATTACTTACCCCAAAAACCCGTATAGTTGCTGTAACGCAGGTGTCAAACACCCTGGGAACGGTTAATCCTATAGCCGAGATTGTGCGCATAGCGCACAGCCAAAACATCCCCGTGCTGGTTGATGGCGCTCAGGGGGTAAAGCATGGTAAAATTGATGTTCAGCAGCTCGATGCCGACTTTTATGCCTTCTCGGGGCATAAGATTTATGGCCCAACCGGTATAGGTGTGCTTTACGGTAAGGAGGAATGGCTTGAGCGTATGGTGCCCTGGCAGGGCGGTGGCGATATGATTGCAACCGTATCGTTTGCCAAAACCACCTTCAACGAGCTACCGTTCAAGTTTGAGGCGGGAACAGCCAACTACATCGGTGCAGCCGGATTGGCTACCGCGCTTAACTACTATTCAAGCATTGGCCCCGATATTGCCACCGCATACGAGGATGAGCTGCTAAAATACGCTACCACAAAGCTAAAAGAGATAGATGGGCTAACCATTTACGGAAATGCACCGGAAAAGGCAGCCATCATCTCGTTCTTGCTCAACGGAATTCATCCGTACGATACCGGCATGATACTCAATAAGATGGGCATAGCCGTTCGTACAGGCAACCACTGCACCCAACCCGTTATTGACCACTTCGGCATCGATGGCACTGTGCGTGCCTCGCTGGCGTTCTATAACACCTTTGAGGAAGTTGACCGACTGGTGGAAGCCCTCCATAAGGTAAAGGAGATGTTTGGCTAGGTTCCACAATTGTTTGTGTGCGTAAGTTTCAGATAAAGGCTTGAATATTAAAATCCACACTAAATCTTGCGTGGATTATATTCTGTGACAAATAATTACTATAAGAATGCCTACACGAAGTACATCTCTGTGCGAGCGAAGGGTGCTGGGAATCTGCTTTTTATATTATTAATAGTCTTTCGTTTAATTGCCCAAATTTAGTTTTATTTTCCTTTTAATTCATTTGCAAATAGTTCCAATGCTTTTGCTGAAGGATAAGTTGAAAGCGAAGCAATTTTATTTGCAAGTTCAATTGGAAGCAAAGCACCCTCAAATTTGTTACTTAAAATTTTAGGTAAAGTCGCTACAATGTTTTTGAAGTTTATAAGATGCTGCTGAGAGGGATTTAATACAAATTCGCCTCGTTGTCCTGTTGGAATATTGAGAACCATTTTGTGATAATCGTTAATCTTTACAAATAATTTCGCACCGTAATTTGTATCTGCTCCATATACAGTTGTTGTATTGTTATGTTTGATTTGTTCCTGTATATATTTGTTATCTGGAATGAAACAATGCCCAACTGGTGCAGAATTACCAATTAATTGTAAATGGTCATAAAATTGTCCCGTCTTTTCTTGTCCAATCATTGCAATATCAAAGCCTTTCGATTTTGCAAATTCAAAAAATCGCCTGATTGGTGCGGATAACTTTGCAAGTGTGGCACGTAAGGAAAGTGGGCCGTCTTTCACAAAAAGACAATTTTTTAAAACTTCTCGTTTGTTATCCCAAAAATATCGTATTGGGGTAAAAATCATTAATGTTTCGCTAACACTCATATAATCAGAAGCGACTTGATTTGGAGCAAAATCGTCTGTCATACATTGATGTAGACCGAACATATCTGTGATATAGATTTCGCCCTTACATTCAGGACAATTTCCTTTTTCCTCATCAAATGGAAGAGTTGCTACATTTTTTTCGCAATGTGGACAACCAAACTTTTCAAGTTCTGATTTTGGTGTGTCTAACCATTTTTCATAAGCAATCCACTTTAATGTTTCCATCATTGCACCATCAAGAGAATTGTTCAAACCTTTATCTTTAACAGATTCAAACATTATTTCTCGGATTGCATCATAATTTGATTTCCCTTCAATGTAAACGTTACGCAATGGAAACGCAGTTGAATGATACAGTGCAGATTCTTTCATTAAATCACGTAAAGCGAAAGGATGTGGATTGTCTTTATCAATCTTTGAAATAGCAAATTGGTCAATACGTAAAAGTGCTGATTTAACAAAGGCAATAGCTTTAAACGGTGGATTTGGATTTTCAATTACTTGTATAGAGCCATCGGTTGAAAAAACAATTTTTAATTCCTCACCGCCCGTTGGCAAAGGTTCCCACTTAGAAATACTACCCGTGTGTTCAACAATTTCGGGATCATTAAAGCTTTTACAAAGTTTTTGAACAAGTTCGCTTTGAATTACCTCTAAATGCCCGAGCTTGCTTGCACGCTCGGGTGGAAGTCTATTATCGTGTCCTCGTTGATATGGCATTATTTATTAGTGTTTGAAGGTGGAGTAAATTTTTTTGCTTGCATAGAAACTACGAACCTATGTGAACGTGTAAGCATTCGCATATATCCGGGTGTTTTTGCTTGCAGGATATCATTTTTAATACTTTCGTAAGCTATATTGACTTTTGCGAGCTTATTTACGTCTTCTTGAGATGCTAAGTGTGCCACAAAAAAGTTTTCTGTTTGTGCAAGTAGATCTGAATTTATAGTTGATGGTGATTGTGTTGAGTAAACCATTCCGATATGATATTTTGCACCCTCTTTTGCAAAACGTCTATAAATTCTTGTTTCATCACTGTTGTCGTTATACCCAAAAAGATTGTGTGCCTCTTCAAAATATAGTTGAATAAAGTGATTGCCTAATTGATTATTTGTGAATTTATCGGTTTGATGATAAAATACTGCTTCTGATAATTGACGTGAAAAATATGTCATTAAAATTTCATCAGCGTTCCCTAAATCAAGAATTACAGTTTGTCCCTCATCAAGTAAGTGTAAAATGTTGGCTGTGTAATCTCCTGCTCGATGGTCATGATAACTCCTAAATCTTAATAAAATTGAAAAACCACTTCTGCCAGGGTTAGGTTCAAGCATTTCTAAAAGAGCATTGTCCTCTTGGTCGAAAATAGGATTGCCGCTACCTGAACGTAAATTTGGGTCGGCAGGGTTAGCTTTTTTAAATCTATGAATTACTTCCAATTCTCTTTGAAGAGTATCAAGTGAGTTTGGAGCTTGAGGCACTTGTAATTGAAATGCTGAATAAGCTGCGTTTCTCAAAGCATCCGAAAAACCCGGATTAAAACCACGAACACTGTTGGCACTCGGAATAGAATTCCTTACAGTATTTTCATCACAAGCAAATTGACATTTGTGAAGCAGTGCAAAGTAGTACTGTATTTTTCTAATCGCTCGAATTTTTTCATTCATACGATTATTTGGAATAGCATTTACCTCTGAAAAATCCGGAATATCAACGGAAATAAATGCATCAACATAATCAGAGCCACTTCTCCCTGATTGACGAATTAGTGTATTCAAAACTTGTTTTGAGGAAAAAGGCGTATGATAGAAATTCAATTTAAGTGGCTGTGAAGGGGTATTTGTTTTTGGAGTCAAAGCATAAACCGTGCATCTATCAGGATATGCCCCTCTTATTGATAGATTATCATCTTGTGGATTATCGTTTGCATATTCGCCATTAATATCAAAAATCAATTGCCCCACGTTTCTTGTATCTCTTGTTGTTTCTAATAAACTTTGAACAATTAGTTTTACAACATTACTTTTGCCTAATCTTGTTTTCCCAAACATTGCCGTTCTGCAACCTTTGAAATCATTTGTTGAGAGAAATATATCTACATCAGGAAGTTTTTTTCCTGGAAGAGGTAATCTATTTTCTGTTAAACGAAGTTTCCCAATAGCAAATCTGTTTTCTTTCGGAACAAGTTCGTTGCTAACTAAATCTAACAACTTATCATCAGGAGAATATATTTTATATTTATGAGCACTCACATAATTGTTTAAGTCCCCCGAAAACTCAATTGTGTCTAATTGCGTTGGATGTGGATAAAACATCCCAAGAACTTTGGTTTTTAATGCACCCCATTGCAGTTCACTTTGAGTAAAAATATCGAGCTCGGGCATAGATTTCTTTTGAAGTTCAAAATATGTTTGTTGCACCTCTTTTGATAGGGGGGTTGGTGCAGAATCTAAAACCCGAAGCAATGTAAAGTGTAATGGAATACTTTTGCCATTTTGTTCAAATGAATCTGGAACCATAATTAGCAAAGAGTTTCTTGGAATGCCACCAACATTTACTTTGAATGGATCGCAAGTAATTATTGTAATTTCATCATAGCCAATTTCCAACACATAGCCAACGAAACGGCTTTCGTTATATCGTTTTGCAGTTTCTACACTCTCCTCTGTTTTAAGAAAATCGGAGAGAATTCTTAATGGATGATTCTGATTTGCTGCTGCATCTAAAAATTGGTCCATAGTATTTTTAATAGTTGGTGATTAAAACTTCTTTAGAGTCCTTTGTTTGAATACCAGGCTTATCACTTGTTCCAAAAGGAATTTTTCTTATCTTAAAATCTTGGTATAATTTCAAAATGTCTTTATGTGATGAGTTAGTCATTGCCCACCGAATATTTTTTGATTTTGGTAAACTTTTGAGAG from Tenuifilum sp. 4138str includes:
- the sufC gene encoding Fe-S cluster assembly ATPase SufC; protein product: MLTIKDLHAKINDKEILKGINLEVKAGEVHAIMGPNGSGKSTLASVLTGRELVEVTHGSVTFNGKDLLEMSPEVRAREGIFLSFQYPVEIPGVSMVNFMKAAVNEHRKYRGLEPLSASDFLKMMRERKELVEIDSALTNRSVNEGFSGGEKKKNEIFQMAMLEPKLAILDETDSGLDIDALRVVANGVNKLKRPDNAVIVITHYQRLLDYIVPDYVHILYNGRIVKSAGKELALELEEKGYDWIKNGENA
- the sufD gene encoding Fe-S cluster assembly protein SufD, producing MSDKTIATPIREELVSLYQNNLKLITEGSADILNRHREQAMQHFRELGIPSQKNEKYKYSRIEPLFAHEYQKHFAPKRIAFNVDDIFRCDIPELDTHLALVLNGFYLPKGEKLTTLPNGVIFGSLAEAAIKFPNLVNGRYNSLAENNTDGLVALNTAFAQDGVFIYIPRNVVESKPIQIINLLMSDMNQLVQYRNLIVVEEGAQANVLICDHTLSPQRFLSNVVTEIFVGSNAQLEFVKMQNEHNDAAQLTHTYAHQQADSRLVTNVLSLHGGFIRNNLAVTLAGEGADAQLYGLYLTDRTQHTDNFTFIDHAVPNCTSNELYKGILDDQATGAFNGKIMVRRDAQKTQAYQSNNNLLLTADARMNTKPQLEIYADDVKCSHGATVGQLDNEALFYMRARGIGEREAKLLLMFGFAHEVVKRISIDTLRERIDDMVNKRLRGELSRCHNCPMHCC
- a CDS encoding four helix bundle protein, producing MDYQELEVWKETKDLVKLVYSFTNKFPATEQFGLILQIRRAAVSIPSNIAEGIGRMHTKETIQFLHISRGSLYELETQLLISNELFNLNGDEFNSILEKIKTCKRILNGFINYYKTLDA
- a CDS encoding aminotransferase class V-fold PLP-dependent enzyme; this encodes MDFNSTNNHQPSTINLIQRRSDFPILSREVFGRPLVYFDNGATTQKPLCVLQTIERFYREINANIHRGVHKLSEESTREYENAREVVRKFLNARKTSEIIFTSGTTASINLVAYSFGEVFVHQGDEVLVTEMEHHSNIVPWQLLCERKGATLKVLPFDSNGALMLNKLPELLTPKTRIVAVTQVSNTLGTVNPIAEIVRIAHSQNIPVLVDGAQGVKHGKIDVQQLDADFYAFSGHKIYGPTGIGVLYGKEEWLERMVPWQGGGDMIATVSFAKTTFNELPFKFEAGTANYIGAAGLATALNYYSSIGPDIATAYEDELLKYATTKLKEIDGLTIYGNAPEKAAIISFLLNGIHPYDTGMILNKMGIAVRTGNHCTQPVIDHFGIDGTVRASLAFYNTFEEVDRLVEALHKVKEMFG
- a CDS encoding ATP-binding protein, with the translated sequence MDQFLDAAANQNHPLRILSDFLKTEESVETAKRYNESRFVGYVLEIGYDEITIITCDPFKVNVGGIPRNSLLIMVPDSFEQNGKSIPLHFTLLRVLDSAPTPLSKEVQQTYFELQKKSMPELDIFTQSELQWGALKTKVLGMFYPHPTQLDTIEFSGDLNNYVSAHKYKIYSPDDKLLDLVSNELVPKENRFAIGKLRLTENRLPLPGKKLPDVDIFLSTNDFKGCRTAMFGKTRLGKSNVVKLIVQSLLETTRDTRNVGQLIFDINGEYANDNPQDDNLSIRGAYPDRCTVYALTPKTNTPSQPLKLNFYHTPFSSKQVLNTLIRQSGRSGSDYVDAFISVDIPDFSEVNAIPNNRMNEKIRAIRKIQYYFALLHKCQFACDENTVRNSIPSANSVRGFNPGFSDALRNAAYSAFQLQVPQAPNSLDTLQRELEVIHRFKKANPADPNLRSGSGNPIFDQEDNALLEMLEPNPGRSGFSILLRFRSYHDHRAGDYTANILHLLDEGQTVILDLGNADEILMTYFSRQLSEAVFYHQTDKFTNNQLGNHFIQLYFEEAHNLFGYNDNSDETRIYRRFAKEGAKYHIGMVYSTQSPSTINSDLLAQTENFFVAHLASQEDVNKLAKVNIAYESIKNDILQAKTPGYMRMLTRSHRFVVSMQAKKFTPPSNTNK